The following DNA comes from Pseudopipra pipra isolate bDixPip1 chromosome 14, bDixPip1.hap1, whole genome shotgun sequence.
TGATACTGAGAGCTTCTTTCTGCTAAGCACATTAAAAGCTATTTGAACCCAAAATCCCATCTATGCGTGTGCAGAGATACATGTATAGAAACAAGAGGCACCCGCACTATTGCAGATGAGGCTGTATCAAGATTTCTAATTAAAGCAAGGGAAGCCCCTTCTTATATTTTAGCAACCAGATTGTCTTTTACCTAGAACAAAGAAATCTTATGGAAAGCAAATTTTCTAGAGGAGACATGCATGCACATACATGTAATCATACCTAACAATTTCTGTACGAATTATCCCTTAATTCCTTGGCTGCATTTCGGTATTTGCGTAGTGGTTTTATCCGCTGGTCCTGCGGCCGTCACTTGctccttcccttcttttcaCACACAGCCTCCCCTCACCACCTCTTTTTGCACCTTGGAAAACTGGGAACTCTCCCGTTCCCCAGCCTCCAGACGGCTGCATCCAGGACGAGGGGCAAATCTCTGCCATCCGCTCATCTGGCTGTTTCCCTTCCCAGCTTCAGCTCCTGCCTTGCCAGGAGTGGAGGGAAGATGTCCTAGGACTTGaccccagggcagagcctgcTCGGGCTGGACCAGCTCCCAGGAGGGCGGGGGGCCGCAGGGCGCGCGCCCCTCTTCCCGCTtaacctctcctctcccctgAGCTGGCgcctgctgccctcctccctcccGGGGCAGTCGGGCTCACCCCGGGAGCGTGACGGGGAATGCCGGAGCAGCGAGGGGCTGTCGCAGGAGGGCTCCGCGCAGCGcggccagaggagcagcaggatcGCCGAGCAGGGGGATGTTTGGTTTGTGTTAACTACCCAGACAGATGCACTCCGGCATGTTTGCCTTTATGGGATCCATATGTTGTCATGGGAAATTAGAGGacagcagcacacagccagAATTCACGATGCAAGCACAGAGACAACATCCATGGCTCCAGCCCGCGCCCGCACACGTCCCTGCGGAGGTGCCTATTTCTGGAGCATCCACAGTTGCTCCTTTGCTCCCCAACTTCCCCACACgtttccttttgctttgctctgcaaAAAATGTGGCCGCAGGCAGCACCCACTCGCAGCCTGGGCCACTGGATCCACAGCCTCTGGAGAAAAGAGGCACTTCTAAGTTATCCCAAGTGCTAAAGACAAGGGTTACTTTATTCTCGCCTCAACTTCATCCTCAACCCACACTTGGTTCATGTTCAGCAAACAGTTACAAATTACACGCACCTTCTCAGACAGCGCACTGAGCAGCCCTGAAAAATTCCGCTTCCCCCAGGGCTCCGTGGTTTGGGGGTTagttggttgttgttttttttttttttttgcttggcaTTGTTTTTGTTAGGGTTTGGTTTTAGGAGTtcttgttggtttgtttttttttaaaggcaagtACATTAACAATTATTCTTCCATAAAGCCAGCTAGACGTATATCGAGCAGGGACTGACAGATTTTTAAGGGCAGCTTTTAAAGGCAAACTGGTCTCATACTGGAGTCAATCCAACCACCAGGACTCACACACAGCACACCGGGATCACCAGGTACACCAGGGCTGCAGGTACAACATCCACAGAACTGTGGCACCTACCAAACCCTAAGTCTTAAAACCTGTGACTATCTCTCAAATGCAAGACACTTCCCTCAGTGCATCAACAGTACAGTCAAATTCCTAATCACCCATCCTCTTCCTTCACTCCCATCCCACTTAAAGGGACTTGTCAAAATTCCAAATGACAACCCCCACATTAAGAAATAGGGATAGCTCAagacatttcattaaaatatttactaacAAACATGCAGTTTATTACCTTGCAGTATAAAATACATCTACATTATGGTTCTCCCAAATGGAAAAACTGACCGCAACTGCATTCCTTGTTCAGAGCTATGAAACAAACCCGGAAGTTAATTATTTATGTtattatgaaaataaagaaaaaaatttttaaaaaaatgaagaaaaaaagaaaaagcttctttAGATTTTCAAGACAGATGATTTAAttcagctgcatttctgctAGTAATAAAATAGCCTCTtacagaaagatgaaaaaaacataTTCCTGAAGCCTGGATAGAAGCTTGTTACTGGTTCACCTCCTCCTAAAATTCAAATTCCACGTTCCCAGCAATCATCTACATTTTTTGCTAGAGCTAGAATGgggagggaaaagctgctggaaataaaaattttaaataataatcgCAGATGGACCCGAACAGAAAGTGAAAAGCATTACCGTAAggctagaaaaatatttatttaatcaaAGCAGAGGTTCTGGTGGGACTGGAGGAATGCTGCAtcctttcctaaaaaaaaaaaaaaaaaaaaaaaggaaagaaaaaaaaagaaaaaaaagaaaaaaggggaaaaaagaggagggggtggggggagaaaagagaaagcaagaaagaaaaaaggcagaggcACAGCCGCCTCCTGGAGTTCCCCATTGTCCGGGGCTATAGAGAGCCCCAGAATGGCATTAAACTCACAAAAGGCACATTGTGCGGGGGACAAAAAAAGCCCCTTCTTCTACAATAACTTTTAGCttcttatttttagaaaatgacAAAGCTGTTGCCAGCGATGGCTGGTGAAACCTGTAGCCCGGCTCCCAGCGCGGCTGGCCGCGGCCGCATTGATCCGCCGGCCCGCTCGGAGCGGCGGCCGCCAAGTTTGAacggggccgggccgcgccgcgggGATGCTGCGGGGATGCTGCGggcggcggctgcggggccGGCGCGCAAAGTTGCGCTCGCTGCCGGCCGCAACTTTCCCGGCTGCTCCCGGGGAAACttcggcggcggcggcgggggtCGTCCCgtcccagcccggcccggccctgctCGGGGCGGCGCGGGCCCCACCCGGGGTGCGGGGGCAGGTGGCCCCGCGGAGGTCCCGCCGCCGCGGAGCGGTGCGGAGCCGCcggccggccccgcgccccctgccctgcccggcagGGCGCTGCGCGGGCAgggcgcggagcggggccgggcccccccgccGCGGGCTGGGGGCCGGCCGCTTGCCCCAAGTTTCGGtgcggcgccgccgccgccgccgcgctccccccgcccgctccTGCGCGCTCGCTCCCTCCCCCGCCGCCTGGGCTGAATCTTATTGATCCAGAAGGTGGCTAATTAGCCCTTCCCGTCGTGCCTGGGTAATGAGGCACATGCGCACTGCACTAATCAGCCATTTTTTGCAGGAAACTAATTAGCAGAATAAAGATCCaaagagttttttttcttcccaatcATCAGATCTGAGTCCGGGCGCTTCCTGCTCCGGCGACCgccagccccgccgcccgctccgctccgcgcccgccgcccgctccgctccgcgcccgccGCTCCGCCCCgacccgccgccgccgccgccgctgctgctgccgccgcccgcGGCCCCCTCTCTCCGGGGGGCTGCAAACTCCCCGACAAcgatgctgctgctgggcagcggcggcggcggcggcggctctcGCTCGGCTCCGGCTGCTGCCCCCGgctcccgctgctgctgccccgGGCCCCTCCGCGGAGCCCCGCGCTCCtgccgccgcagccgccgcaGCCTGCATGGGATCTGTagcccccgcgccgccgcccgggaTTAaaagcgccgccgccgccggagcAGCGATCGCGTAAGTGGCAACTTTTCTGCCCTGTCCCCCGCTCGGGCTCCTCCTGCTCGGGGCGCCCGGGCTGCTTTGCATGGGGCTGGTCCGGCCCCCcctcccgcccgctcccacccacCGCCCCGGATCCCCCAGCAAACTTTGTGCCGCTCGCCGTCCCGgagccccgccgccgccgccggggacGCGCAGGTGCCGGCGCCGCGGGGGCCGCTGAGCGCCCGCGgacccccccgccccgcccgccggccATGGCCGCGGGGCGCGCAGcgggcgcggagcggagcgggcgcGGCGCCCGCCCGGCCGCTTTGTGCACGGCGAGGCCGGCGGCGggggcccggccccggccccgcgcggAGCCCGCGCCCCCCGGGACCCCGCCGGGCCGCGGCCGCTCCGGCGGCCCTCGGTCCCCGCTGCCGCTCCGCGCCGGGGACGCGCTGGAAAACAAAGGGGCGAAGAAAGTGCCGAAAACTGCCCCGGCGGCGacgggcccggccccgcggagcCCCGCACCCCGCGGCCCGCACGGCCAGGCCACGCACAGTAACGGCGGTTCTTGTTCCCCGCGGGCGGCTCGGtgcgggagcgcggcgggggcgggcggcaCCGCAGGCCGAGCCCGCTCGGGGCCAGGGTTAATGACTCGGGGCTGCAACGCCCGGCGCTTATCGCAGTTACGTGAAACGCGGGTCTCTGTCGGTCCCCGCCGGTCCCCGGGACCCGCCGCGCCCGGGCTCTCGCTCCCGCACGCACCCTCCGCGGGGAGCGTGTGTGTGTGCCCTGGCTGTGCACGGCGTGCGGGGGTGCCACGCACACGCGGGATTCATACTGTGAATTATTTATAATTTGGGTTGCGTTTGTTTGTGTctttggttgtttgggtttttttaattgttaaatTGTCCTCACCTTttctaaaaaaccaaccaaacaaaaaaaaaattgatttctaGCAAGATCTGTTTCTCCCTCCCGCTGTGCTCGGGGCTGCTCTCGGTGTGTCCTGGACTCTGTAACGCGGAGTCCCCTCCGTGCCTGctgtctttctccttttctcgCTCCTGTTTAATATGGAGCAATTTTCTGGAGGCTCGGTGACTCCCTCCTTAGGGTCACATTGAGTTCGAATCCGACTGAAGGTGCAGGAATCCTGCAACGGGGGAAATAAGAGAATAGAGAGAATGGGGTCAAGTTGGCTGCTTAGAGGCCAAAACTCCCATAGctgcctttaaaaatatatgtatatttggCTTTCCTCACAATATTACGGATTGCAGCTTCCTCTTTCAGGTATTTTCCTTACAGCCTAAAGCCCTTGCTTCCTTTTGCctcccccccccacacccccgtTAGGGGAGAAGtggggggaggagagaaaataaaaggaaaagaaatggggggggggagaggggaaaaaataaaacccattgAGTTTAGGCAAATAAGGTTTGGTCTCCGTATCCTATTACAAAGCACTTTGAATATGCAAGACATCACACAAGACCAGTTATTCCAGTTACGACAaacttaaaaagagaaaaaagcgAGGCATGTTTAGATTGTAATTTGTTAGAGCAAGATTCGTATTTAAAATTCtgtcttaaatttttttttcagccttgcgTTGTATCCAGCCTTTTTCTGATGTCtgggttgttggggtttttttgcattattattagtattattattaaaatcttTCCATCAAGTTTAGGAAGACCGCTGCGAGCAacacattttctgtatttttgttcctGTATCTCGGAGGAGAGTTGGCAGGGATTCTGTGGTTTGCAGTTACACAATATGTTATCATGTTTTTAATCACTAAATCATTGCAGTGGTTATAGATTTACAGTCTTAGGGTATTACTGAGCGGCGCAGCGCAGCCCGTGTGTGCGGGGACATACGAGAGCATGCCGTTAACATGCTCGTGAACTTTGCTTTTAAATCATTTCCCGGCCGAGCCACGGCGGAGCACGGAGCCAGCGTTTTGGCATCACCCCTCCACGCACTTGAGGAAAGTTTGTGCAACCCTCCCggcagggcaggagctccgATGGGCGTCGTGCGCGCCCTGTCCCGCGGCGCTGGCGGTAAGCAGCGGGTCAGGGGGCGCGAGGGGCGGCCGGTGGGCCAGGGCCGCCACCTGCGTGGCCGGGGGGAGCGGGCAGCCCTGCCGGCTGCCCTCTGCTCCCGTTTCCCCCTTTATTATGTAACAGAGCCCTCGGCAGCATTAAAAATTCAGCATTACAAGCTGATTGTAATGCTCCCTCATTAGGGAGCACTGTCTGGTCCGGCGCTGAGCAAAAACGGAGTGTGGCTTTTCGGCTGCGGCGGAGGCCGGGGAGCAGCCGGGAGGGGGGCGGCTGCCGAGCGGGGCGTCCCAGGCCCCTGGCAGCAGGATCATGCTGGGCTCCCCGCCGCTGTGCAGCAACAGCCCTGTGGCCAGGCCCAGGGCTCAccaggctcctgctctgccGACAGCTGAAGGCTTTTTCCCTGCACGGCTGCCCGAGCTGCCTCCCGCCCGGTCCCCCTCCGCAGGCAGCCTTGACtggaacaaaagcaaagaaaaggcaCATTAGAGGGGAGAGAAGCTCTCTGTCTGGCCGGAGAAGTTGCTTTgctgtatttgtattttttccccctactctttttttttttttaacgcaGTAATTTTGGGAgcagagggcagcaggaagttggctccagcccctctcccgCGCAGCAATGCCGGCTGCAGCAGCGCTCGCCCTCGGCCGTGGAGCCCCTGGACCCTTCCTCCCACCCTGACGCTGCCTTTTGTTCCCGCAGGACCGAGCCAAGGTTCTGCTCGGTGGGCcgaggcagcacaggcagctccgCGTGCCTGGCACCGTCGCCTGGCCTTGTTGTGGCCACTGTCACACCAGGGCCCGGTGGTGGCCGCTCTGACAAAAGCTAAGGCTTGTGTCCCTCTTTTATCTCTCCGCTTTGACCCCTCCGCCCCAGTTGCTGTTGGTGTCATACTGGAGGCCGGGAGCAGCCCGGGGCAGCACATTTCCTTTGGGCCTGGCCAGCACTTGAACGGCTTCAGTGGGGATCGCTGAATCTCAAACTGATGGACACACGGCTGGTTGTGTCAGCCTCCTTGTTAACACCTCCTTCCGCTTTCTAAAATAACagtaatagcaataataataataaaaaaaagatgttgcATGGAGAAGTAGGAAAAGGACTAGTGGGCTTTTAAATTGACTTTATTCACATGCTGTGTTCTGTTCTGTGGGGGCTCGATCTCTTGTGGGATCATTTCCCTGTTGATGTCACTTGCTTGTATGTGGTAGGAGAGTTTTCGGCAACCATCTTCTGTGGATGCTGCCGGCAGTGCATGCTGGCCTTGCCGtagtgccagggctggaggtgtGTTTGCACTGCAGAGGAGATCGGTTTGGGACGGATGGGCTGGGGAGAGGCCGAGTGTTTCATGGCTCTTGTGTCCCTTCACCAGAGCGCAGCCAAGGTTTGGCCTTTGTGTGGCTTCAGGGGCTGCGTGCCAGTGGGCACGGCCGGCTGGCAGGAGAGGTGTACTGTGAACAAAGCTGGGTCCCGCCAGGTCCCCCTGACCTGGCCGCATGCTGGATCCCTGTGCCGCTCACGGGCTCTTGCAACTGATGACCACAGGGGCTTTGGCCTGGGAGAggcccccagggctgcagcaggtgCCTCTGGGGGCTGTCCCCCTTGCACTGCTCCTGATTCCTCATGGTGGGTCATCCCCCATGCCCTCTGGGAGCTCCAGGGGGGCTGGCTCCACTATCCCtggggcagtgcagggcaggggaggacTGGAGAGAAGAGCTCCTCCCTGGCAAGTGGGgctgcccttccctcctccctccttcctcaccaGCTGAAATTCAGGCCGGGCGTCCAGCGCATGGCGGCGGTGATGGGGCTGTCGAGGGCTGTTGTGGCAGGAGAGTGGGAATCAAAACATCTGTGCGCAGGCCTGGGCGCCGCAGCCTCTAATGGTTTTGACGGAGCTGTTGTGGTCTGTTGTCTGGAAAATCTGCATTCTGCGCCGTGCCCGAGGGGGCCGCGGCACCGCAGACCGTGGCGGTACCTAAATATAACCGCCTCGCGCCGAGGGGTGAGGTGAGGGCAGCGGGAGCaggccgcccgcccgcctcctGCTTTGTCTCTGATCTGCGATTCAGGCATTTTTGTTTGCTCCCGAGGTTGGGTTTGTGTGTAGGCAGGGATTGGAAAAATAGATAAATTCCAGCtagtttaaaaaaagggaaaaaaaaaaaaaaaaaacagaaaacaacaaaagggTGGATGAGTCGGGCTTCCCTCACTGCAAACAGCAGTTCTGACACTGGGTCCGGGATCCTAATAGCCCTGGCTGTCCTGGCTGCCCGCCTTGGTgttcctcctttcccttggaGATGCTGCAGGTCTTGCTCAGGTCCCATTGCACCAGCAAGGAGCCAGCACTTCCCAGTGCTTCCTTGTCAGCTGCGCTGGACAGATGTGTCCGTCTGTCGGCGCGGGAGGTGGATGGTCATCGCCGCAGCAACGCTGGCTGTGCGCGGGCGTATGTGCACCAGGTGTGCACGGTGCGTGTCAGAACTGACCGTGAGCACAGTCCATGTTCACTCCcacctgaaattatttttcagttggGGATGTCAGGAAGGGAGCTCTGTACAGGCCGCAGCCAGCGGTCGCTCCCAGCACGTCCCAGGCACTGCTGAAGTGGAGGGACTGCAGGATGATGGCGGGTGCTGCTGGCAGGCCGTGGCCACCCGGCTTTGCCCTTGAGTTTGCTGCTGGGAGAAAGACACTTGGCTGTTGATTGTAATTTCATTATGTCACAAGTGCCAAACATGCCTCTCGCTAAGAAAAGgccaagaggagcagcagtatttttctattttccctctgaaaaacaaacattttgcaaTGTTGCGAATTGTGTGGTGCATGTTGCTGTGGAGCAGGAGGGTGATGGCCCTGTGGTAACCAGGCTTTCAGGTATTAAACCTGGTGAGGGCTGAGCCATGTGAGTTCCTCTGCTTGATGGGGATGCTGGAGCAGATTATGTGCATGGCAGCTCTGGTAAAAGGTTTTCTCCtgt
Coding sequences within:
- the LOC135422283 gene encoding transcription initiation factor TFIID subunit 4-like; the encoded protein is MAAGRAAGAERSGRGARPAALCTARPAAGARPRPRAEPAPPGTPPGRGRSGGPRSPLPLRAGDALENKGAKKVPKTAPAATGPAPRSPAPRGPHGQATHSNGGSCSPRAARNFGSRGQQEVGSSPSPAQQCRLQQRSPSAVEPLDPSSHPDAAFCSRRTEPRFCSVGRGSTGSSACLAPSPGLVVATVTPGPGGGRSDKS